The Kineococcus rhizosphaerae DNA window GGGCGGCGGCCACGCGCTGGTCGTGAGCCACGGGCGGCTCCTCTCGGATCCCGCCCGGCGGGTTCCGGGCGTGGGTCCACCCAACCCCGCGTGCTCACGCACGGCCACCCACGGTGACGCGTTCGGACGATCGCGTTCACCCGGCCGGAGCAACGGAGAGTGGTCGGGTGAACACGTCCGTGCCCGCTGCTCCGTCTCACCCGGCGGGGGCCACCCCGGCGAACAGGTCGGTCTCGTGCCCGTCGGCGTCGAAGGGGCCGGAGGCGACCCCGTGCACGAGCCGGAACCGCTCGACGGGCCAGATCGGCTGCGGCACGCCGTTGGACAGCCGCATGACGGGGACCTCGGCGTCGAGGTCCAGGCTGATCTGGGTCGCGTGGGCCCGCAGGGCGGCGATCTTCGCCGGCAGCTGCCCGGTCCCGTCGACGACCGTCGTCACCTGCTCGTCAGGCACGACGACGCTCGGCAGCGGACCGTCGGGGTCCGCGGCACCGGCGGCCCCCGAGTCCGCGACCTGGCGCAGGGCCTGCCGGGTCGCAGTCTCGGGCTGGACGATCTCGTAGACCTTGGCGACCTGCCACGGCACCGTGCCGTCGTGCTGGTCCCCGGCGGCCAGGACGAGCCCGCGCAGCGTCGCCTCGTGGGCGCGGACGTGGTCGGGGTGCCCGTACCCGCCACCGGGTTCGTAGGTGACGACGACCTGGGGCCGGACCTCGCGCACGACGGCGGCGACCTGCGCGGCGACCTCCTCGGGGTCGGCGGCGGCGAGGGCCCGCGGGTCCACGTCGTCGCCGACGGCGGCGCGCCCGGGTTCGAGCCAGACCATGCCGGAGTCGCGGTACCCGCTGCCGTCGGGGCGGTCGAGGAACCGGTGGTCGGTGACTCCCAGGGCCTCCATGGCGGTGGCCAGCTCCTGCACCCGGTGCGCGCCCAGGGCGTCGGGGTCCAGGTGCGCGAGGTCGGCCGGGATGACCTCCCCCAGCTCCCCGCGCGTGAGCGTGAGCAGCACGACGGTCGCCCCGGCCTCGGCGTACCGCGCCATGGTCGCCCCGGTCCCGATCGTCTCGTCGTCGGGGTGGG harbors:
- the mshB gene encoding N-acetyl-1-D-myo-inositol-2-amino-2-deoxy-alpha-D-glucopyranoside deacetylase: MTTTPPEPPDDTPVLGGDPLEIAADVVEDVAGELAPEELAAMDALDQPRRVLFVHAHPDDETIGTGATMARYAEAGATVVLLTLTRGELGEVIPADLAHLDPDALGAHRVQELATAMEALGVTDHRFLDRPDGSGYRDSGMVWLEPGRAAVGDDVDPRALAAADPEEVAAQVAAVVREVRPQVVVTYEPGGGYGHPDHVRAHEATLRGLVLAAGDQHDGTVPWQVAKVYEIVQPETATRQALRQVADSGAAGAADPDGPLPSVVVPDEQVTTVVDGTGQLPAKIAALRAHATQISLDLDAEVPVMRLSNGVPQPIWPVERFRLVHGVASGPFDADGHETDLFAGVAPAG